A region from the Cannabis sativa cultivar Pink pepper isolate KNU-18-1 chromosome 9, ASM2916894v1, whole genome shotgun sequence genome encodes:
- the LOC115722114 gene encoding uncharacterized protein LOC115722114: MDNHDQGEAYNTSTNNLNTSTPSNSSSPKISTHTQSSGSQQVIMTIDDWSRRNSLFHATLSGDYTTAKKIIDENPNILKKDFLESNGRKETVLHVAVGAKQAKYFVRQLLRDFEDYIDVSLKDSMGNTAFFSACAAGNLDIVDEFLKLKNCRDFITIPGGGDVSPLYIAVSFGHGKVASRLYYQTKSFYPNYFSPRNDLHQRKNYGIFFQCICNDLYDLALILLEDDDITQGVEIARLEDNQTALHLLSRKPHTVFATPKFQGTLCSRLILGQSTVEESKALKLVKVVWNRILEAKNYIHSEISKEIQFPFHLLMEATKVGNHDFLVVILSGYPELIWERTHENETIFNFAVKNRHVDIFKLIHEVGLSKQLVQNFEDEISGNNLLHIAALKPPHSRLRSIVGSALQMREQILWFQEVRNIVIPSLRNKMNLSGQTPQDLFTEKHNDLMKDSEKWMKKNANICLLVATIIVTIIFQANSDISSSGDENTNCDISRDQKANSSNIESSIVKNILLISNTIAMSSSSIAVMLNLFIIISRFSEDELFRPLPIAFIAGIISLYISITFMMTSFCLTSFIGTKSLAIRIFTCFLELLPVILFPYLVYPIFIDLLNMTFFSKSKFKPGKRVLGRSL, translated from the exons ATGGACAATCATGACCAAGGAGAGGCTTATAATACATCTACAAATAATCTTAATACTTCAACACCTTCAAACTCTTCTTCTCCTAAGATCTCTACACATACTCAATCTTCAGGCAGCCAACAAGTTATTATGACAATAG ATGATTGGTCAAGAAGAAATAGCCTCTTCCATGCAACACTTAGTGGAGACTACACAACAGCCAAAAAAATCATCGACGAAAAccctaatattttgaaaaaagatTTTTTAGAGAGTAATGGAAGAAAGGAAACCGTTCTTCACGTGGCGGTCGGAGCAAAACAAGCCAAATACTTTGTGAGGCAACTTTTGAGAGATTTCGAGGACTACATCGACGTGTCCTTGAAAGATTCAATGGGGAACACGGCGTTTTTCTCAGCGTGTGCGGCTGGCAACCTAGATATCGTCGACGagtttctaaaattaaagaatTGTAGAGACTTCATCACCATTCCGGGTGGCGGAGATGTTAGCCCTCTTTACATTGCTGTTTCATTTGGACATGGAAAGGTAGCTTCACGTTTGTACTATCAAACTAAAAGTTTTTATCCAAATTATTTCAGCCCTAGAAATGATCTACACCAAAGAAAAAATTATGGGATTTTTTTCCAATGTATCTGCAATGATTTGTACG atttagCATTAATATTGTTAGAGGATGATGACATAACACAAGGTGTGGAGATTGCTCGTCTGGAGGACAACCAAACAGCTTTGCATTTATTATCTCGGAAGCCTCATACCGTATTTGCAACTCCTAAATTTCAAG gtACTCTTTGTTCGAGATTAATATTGGGCCAATCAACAGTTGAGGAATCAAAAGCACTAAAACTAGTAAAAGTGGTTTGGAATCGAATTTTAGAGGCAAAAAATTACATTCATTCTGAAATCAGTAAAGAAATTCAATTCCCATTTCACTTATTAATGGAAGCAACCAAAGTTGGTAACCATGATTTTTTGGTTGTGATTTTAAGTGGGTATCCAGAATTGATTTGGGAACGTACTCATGAGAATGAGACCATATTTAACTTTGCAGTAAAAAATCGTCAtgttgatatttttaaattgataCATGAGGTTGGTTTATCAAAACAACTAGTCCAAAATTTTGAAGATGAAATATCAGGAAACAATCTTTTACATATTGCTGCACTTAAACCACCACACAGTAGACTTCGTAGTATTGTTGGATCAGCTCTCCAAATGAGAGAACAAATCTTGTGGTTTCAG GAAGTGAGGAACATTGTGATCCCTTCATTAAGGAATAAAATGAATTTAAGTGGTCAAACACCGCAAGATTTGTTCACAGAAAAACATAATGATTTGATGAAAGACTCAGAAAAGTGGATGAAGAAAAATGCAAATATATGTCTACTTGTGGCAACAATAATTGTTACAATAATCTTTCAAGCAAATTCTGATATTTCTTCTTCTGGGGATGAAAATACAAATTGTGACATCTCTAGGGATCAAAAGGCAAATTCGTCGAATATTGAAAGCTCCATAGTAAAAAATATTCTCTTGATATCAAACACCATAGCCATGTCCTCCTCTTCAATAGCGGTAATGTTAAACTTGTTCATAATAATTTCTCGTTTCTCTGAAGATGAGTTGTTTCGGCCATTGCCAATCGCATTCATCGCGGGAATTATTTCGCTTTACATTTCTATAACTTTCATGATGACAAGTTTTTGCCTTACATCTTTTATTGGTACTAAATCGTTAGCAATAcgtatttttacttgttttttgGAGCTTTTGCCAGTAATTTTATTTCCTTATCTTGTGTATCCTatttttattgacttattaaatatgacatttttctCAAAATCCAAGTTCAAGCCTGGAAAACGAGTACTTGGACGATCGTTATGA
- the LOC133030826 gene encoding uncharacterized protein LOC133030826, protein MEATKVGNHDFLVVILSGYLELIWERTHENETIFNFAVKNRHVDIFKLIHEVGLSKQIVQNFEDEISGNNLLHIAALKPPHSRLRSIVGSALQMREQILRFQEVRNIVIPSLRNKMNLSGQTPQDLFTEKHNNLMKDSEKWMKKNANICLLVATIIVTIIFQAKSDISSSGDENTNCDISRDQKANSSNIESSIVKNILLISNTIAMSSSSIAVMLNLFIIISRFSEDELFRPLPIAFIAGIISLYISITFKMTSFCLTFFIGTKSLAIRIFTCFLELLPVNLFPYLVYPIFIDLLNMTFFSKSKFKPGKRVLGRSL, encoded by the exons ATGGAAGCAACTAAAGTTGGTAACCATGATTTTTTGGTTGTGATTTTAAGTGGGTATCTAGAATTGATTTGGGAACGTACTCATGAGAATGAGACCATATTTAACTTTGCAGTGAAAAATCGTCAtgttgatatttttaaattgataCATGAGGTTGGTTTATCAAAACAAATAGTCCAAAATTTTGAAGATGAAATATCAGGAAACAATCTTTTACATATTGCTGCACTTAAACCACCACACAGTAGACTTCGTAGTATTGTTGGATCAGCTCTCCAAATGAGAGAACAAATCTTGCGGTTTCAG GAAGTGAGGAACATTGTGATCCCTTCATTAAGGAATAAAATGAATTTAAGTGGTCAAACACCGCAAGATTTGTTCACAGAAAAACATAATAATTTGATGAAAGACTCAGAAAAGTGGATGAAGAAAAATGCAAACATATGTCTACTCGTGGCAACAATAATTGTTACAATAATCTTTCAAGCAAAATCTGATATTTCTTCTTCTGGGGATGAAAATACAAATTGTGACATCTCTAGGGATCAAAAGGCAAATTCGTCGAATATTGAAAGCTCCATAGTAAAAAATATTCTCTTGATATCAAACACCATAGCCATGTCCTCTTCTTCAATAGCGGTAATGTTAAACTTGTTCATAATAATTTCTCGTTTCTCTGAAGATGAGTTGTTTCGGCCATTGCCAATCGCATTCATCGCGGGAATTATTTCGCTTTACATTTCTATAACTTTCAAGATGACAAGTTTTTGCCTTACATTCTTTATTGGTACTAAATCGTTAGCAATAcgtatttttacttgttttctgGAGCTTTTGCCAgtaaatttatttccttatctTGTGTATCCTatttttattgacttattaaatatgacatttttctCAAAGTCAAAGTTCAAGCCTGGAAAACGAGTACTTGGACGATCGTTATGA
- the LOC133031553 gene encoding uncharacterized protein LOC133031553, whose translation MKVDHLSRALGFEGCFVVEAQGRSGGLAMLWKNQEEVSVDTFSENHIDCKVSFEGQREFRFTGVYGEPNRSLRRKTWELLTTLLGRSTLPWCLMGDFNNVLNQSEKVGGQPYPVWLIEGFQEAIRLCGLRDMEMHGHPLTWEKSRDSPSCIEARLDRALVNNDWLSIFPMAKLTNLEISPSDHSPLFLELTVPTHDYRFKFENWWTTHQGYEEIIQSCWDRMEGHNIEEKIEECGRELLQWGKDAFGSFASRIKSCNRELKRYKSRRDDEGKQFFYDAKKELFAVLNQRETFWKQRSKQLWLKEGDQNSNFLHSKASTS comes from the coding sequence ATGAAGGTGGATCATTTGAGTAGAGCTTTGGGATTTGAGGGATGCTTTGTTGTGGAAGCCCAAGGAAGAAGTGGAGGGTTGGCTATGCTTTGGAAGAATCAAGAAGAGGTTTCGGTGGATACTTTTTCGGAGAACCACATTGACTGTAAAGTCTCTTTTGAAGGACAAAGGGAGTTTAGATTCACAGGGGTGTATGGTGAACCCAATAGGAGTCTTAGAAGGAAAACTTGGGAGCTTTTAACAACTCTCCTTGGTCGGTCAACATTGCCTTGGTGCCTTATGGGAGATTTCAACAATGTTCTTAATCAGTCAGAGAAAGTTGGGGGACAACCTTATCCGGTGTGGCTTATCGAAGGGTTTCAGGAGGCAATTCGCTTGTGTGGTTTGAGAGACATGGAGATGCATGGGCATCCTTTGACATGGGAAAAGAGTAGAGACTCTCCTAGCTGTATTGAAGCTAGACTGGATAGAGCTTTGGTGAATAATGACTGGTTGAGCATTTTTCCTATGGCTAAACTCACTAACTTAGAAATTTCTCCTTCGGATCATTCTCCGTTATTCTTGGAACTTACAGTTCCTACACATGACTACCGGTTTAAGTTTGAGAATTGGTGGACGACGCATCAAGGTTATGAGGAAATTATTCAAAGTTGCTGGGATAGAATGGAAGGCCACAACATAGAGGAAAAGATTGAAGAGTGTGGCCGAGAGCTACTTCAGTGGGGAAAAGATGCTTTTGGGAGTTTCGCATCTCGTATCAAAAGCTGTAATCGTGAGTTGAAGCGGTATAAGAGTAGAAGGGATGATGAGGGGAAGCAATTTTTTTATGATGCCAAAAAAGAGCTCTTTGCGGTGCTCAATCAAAGGGAAACGTTTTGGAAGCAAAGATCAAAACAACTTTGGTTGAAGGAAGGAGATCAAAATAGTAATTTTCTCCACTCCAAGGCTAGTACTAGCTAG